The Erigeron canadensis isolate Cc75 chromosome 4, C_canadensis_v1, whole genome shotgun sequence genome window below encodes:
- the LOC122595514 gene encoding telomere repeat-binding factor 1 gives MGAPKQKWTSEEEAALKAGVVKHGAGKWRTILKDPEFSGVLYLRSNVDLKDKWRNMSVMANGWGSREKARLALKRVQHGTKDDNSMAHANADDTDEDSGDTRPLPSSSSSPHLGRSKGSMIRLDNLILEAISNLKEPGGSNKTTIGTYIEDQYWAPPNFKRLLSMKLKYLTQTGKLFKAKRKYRIPLAKVVPEKKNIPTMLRIEGRQAGSSPMRVDKKDELSVPTKGKIDLELQKMKSMTQQEAAAAAAQAVAEAEAAIAEAEEAAREAEAAEADAEAAQAFADAAMKTLKGRTAQRLMIRA, from the exons ATGGGTGCTCCTAAGCAGAAATGGACAAGTGAAGAAGAAGCAGCTCTGAAAGCTGGAGTCGTTAAGCACGGGGCAGGAAAATGGCGTACCATTCTTAAAGATCCTGAATTTAGCGGTGTGTTGTACCTGCGCTCAAATGTAGATCTTAAG GACAAATGGAGGAACATGAGCGTAATGGCTAATGGATGGGGATCCCGGGAGAAGGCTAGGTTAGCTCTAAAAAGAGTGCAACATGGCACTAAGGATGACAACTCTATGGCACACGCAAACGCAGATGACACTGATGAAGACTCAGGTGATACCAGGCCTCTACCATCTTCTAGTAGCTCTCCACATCTTGGTCGTTCGAAAGGGTCTATGATAAG GTTGGACAACCTTATATTGGAGGCCATCAGCAACTTGAAGGAGCCTGGTGGCTCTAACAAGACTACAATAGGCACATACATAGAG GATCAATATTGGGCACCTCCAAATTTTAAGAGACTTCTGTCaatgaaattaaaatatctGACTCAAACTGGTAAACTTTTCAAG GCAAAACGCAAATACAGAATTCCGTTAGCAAAGGTAGTACCGGAGAAGAAAAATATTCCAACCATGTTACGTATTGAAGGAAGGCAGGCCGGTTCATCTCCTATGAGGGTAGATAAGAAAGATGAATTGAGTGTTCCTACAAAAGGTAAAATTGATTTAGAATTACAGAAGATGAAGAGTATGACTCAACAGGAAGCAGCTGCAGCTGCGGCGCAAGCGGTTGCAGAGGCAGAAGCTGCCATTGCAGAAGCAGAAGAGGCAGCAAGGGAGGCAGAGGCAGCCGAGGCTGATGCAGAAGCGGCTCAGGCATTTGCAGATGCTGCAATGAAGACACTCAAAGGGAGAACTGCACAAAGGCTG